The following nucleotide sequence is from Synechococcus sp. KORDI-52.
ATGATCAAGGCTCTTCAGAAGCCCTGTGAAGGGCTCCCGTTTCACTTCTTCGACAACGTTGATCCCAACGGGATGAGCAACGTCCTTTCTGGGTTGGAGGGACGCCTGGATCGCACTTTGGTGGTGACGGTGAGCAAGTCGGGGGGCACCCCAGAACCGCACCTCGGCATGGAGCAGGCCCGCTATCGTCTCGAGTCTGCCGGCGGCAAGTGGGCCGGTCAGGCCGTTGCCGTGACGATGCTTGACAGCAAGCTGGATCAACAGGCCCAGGCCGAGGGGTGGCTCAAACGCTTCGACATGTTCGACTGGGTCGGTGGCCGCACCAGCATCACCAGTGCCGTTGGTTTGTTGCCCGGGGCCCTGATCGGTTGCGACATCCGTGATTTTCTCGCCGGCGCGGCACAGATGGATGCCGCCACCCGCACCCCGGATCTGCGCCGCAATCCAGCGGCCCTGATGGCTGCTTCATGGCACGTGGCCGGTGGCGGTCGGGGGCAGCGCGACATGGTAGTTCTGCCTTACCGGGACCGCCTTGAGGTGTTTAGCCGCTACCTCCAGCAGCTGGTGATGGAATCCCTGGGCAAGCGCCTTAATCGCAACGGTGATGTGGTGCACCAGGGCATTGCCGTCTACGGCAATAAAGGCTCCACCGACCAGCATGCCTACGTGCAGCAGCTGCGCGATGGCGTCGACAACTTCTTCGCCACCTTCGTCGAGGTGCTTGAGGACGTCAGTGATATCCCCATGATTGACGGAGAGTGCCCCGGCGATTTCCTTGACGGATTCCTGCAAGGCACCCGCTCAGCCCTTACCGAGGGTGGGCGCCAGAGCATGACGATCAGCATGCGTTGCTTTGATGCCCGTCGTCTTGGCGCGCTGATCGCCCTTTTCGAGCGTGCCGTCGGCCTCTACGGCGAACTCGTCAACATCAACGCCTACCACCAGCCCGGCGTTGAAGCCGGCAAAAAAGCAGCTGCAGCGATTCTTGACCTGCAGGGTCGTGTGGAAGCGATCCTGGCCGATGGTGTCGCCCGTTCCGCTGATGAGATCCGCATGGCTCTTGGGGATGGAACCGACGAATCCATCTTTTGGATTCTGCGTCACCTCACCGGCAATCAGCGTGGCTTCAATGCCCAGGGAGACTGGAGCAAACCCGCCTCCATACGTTTCAGCAAAAGCTGATTGCGATGGGGATCAGGGCACCAGGTTGACCAGTTTCCCGGGAACAACAATCACCCGCCGAGGGGCGGCTCCTTCCATCCATTTCTGCGCCACATCACTGGCCAGGGCCAACCGTTCCAGCTCCTGCTTGTCGGCTGAGGCGGGTACTTGCAATTTGCCTCGCACCTTTCCTTTCACTTGGATCACCACTTCAACGCTGTCCTGCACCAGGGCCGTCGGATCCAGAAGCGGCCAGCTTTCACGGTGCACGCTGCCGCTTCCCCCCAGACGGCTCCAGAAGTCCTCCGCCAGATGCGGCGCGAACGGAGCCAGCAGGCGAACCAGACCTGAAAGCGCCTCTTGCAAGACCGGCGTACTGAGAGCGTCGACGCCTGTGGAACTGATGGCATTGGAGAGCTTCATCAACTCGGAGATCGCCGTGTTCAGCTGAATCTCGTCACTGAGGTCTTCGCTGACGGCTTCGATGGCCAGGTGCAACGCCCGACGCACGCCGCTGTCGGCATCATTCAATTCGCTCGGACGTTGCAGCGGCTCCAGAGAGTCGATGCGGAAAGCACCCGCCTCAACCAGGCGCCACAGCCGTTGCAGGAAACGGAACTGGCCTTCAACATCGGCGTCATCCCACTCCAGATCCTTCTCCGGGGGTGCCTTGAACAGGATGAACATGCGGGCCGTGTCTGCGCCGTAGCGATCAATCACCGCCGCAGGGTCGACACCGTTGTACTTCGATTTCGACATCTTCTCGAACAACACCTCGAGTTTGTCTCCGGTGTTGGGGTCCTGGGGATCTTCGGGATCTGCCACGTCCGCTGGAGCGATGTACTTGCCGGTTGTCGCATTGCGGTAGGTGACGCCCTGCACCATGCCTTGGGTGAGGAGCCGTTCAAAGGGTTCGTTGATGTCGATCAGGCCGCGATCCTTCAACGCCTTGGTGAAGAAACGCGCATAGAGCAGATGCAGGATCGCGTGTTCGATGCCACCCACGTATTGCTTCACCGGCAACCAGCGGTTCACCGCCTCCTTGCTGAAGGGTTTCTCGCTGTTGTGGGGATCCGCGAAGCGCAGGAAATACCAGGAGGAACACATGAAGGTGTCCATGGTGTCGGTTTCCCGCTTGGCCGGCTGGCCGCAGATTGGGCAGGACACGTTGACCCAGTCACTCTGCTGACTCAGGGGCGAACCGCCTTTGCCTGACAAATCAATGCCCCGGGGCAGTTCCACCGGAAGATCCTCGCGCGGCACAGGAACAGCCCCGCAGTCATCGCAGTGGATGACGGGAATCGGGCAGCCCCAGTAGCGCTGACGCGAGATCAGCCAGTCGCGCAGGCGATAAGTGACCTTGCTGCGGGCCCAACCCTGCTCGGCGCCGTGGCCGGTGATGGCGCCCTTGGCCTCGCTGGAGGCAGTGCCATCGAAGACGCCGGAGTTGATCAGGTTTCCGGCATCCGTCCAGGCCTGACCGGCAGCGATGGCGTCAGCAGCTCCCTCGGCATCGATCACCTGCTGGATCGGCAGATCATTCGATTGGGCAAACGCGATATCGCGTTGGTCGTGGGCCGGTACACCCATCACAGCGCCGGTGCCGTACTCGGCCAACACGTAGTCGGCGATCCACACCGGCAGCACTGACCCCGTCAGCGGATTGATCACGTGACTGCCGATGGGCACACCCCGCTTGGGCCTGTCATCACTGGTGCGTTCGATCGTGCTGAGACGAGCCACCTCCTTGCGGAAGGACTCCACCGTGCCCTTCTGTTCAGCGCTGGTGAGACTGTCCACCAGCTCGTTTTCCGGTGCCAGCACCACATAACTCGCTCCAGCGAGGGTGTCGGGGCGCGTGGTGAACACGGTGATTGTCTGATCCTGTGACCCCTCAACGGAGAAGCTAATCTCCGCGCCTTCGGAACGACCAATCCAGTTGGCTTGCATGGTGCGCACCCGTTCCGGCCAGCCCTCGAGGGCATCCAGGTCGTTGAGCAGCGGTTCGGCGTAGTCGGTGATGCGCAGGAACCATTGGTTCAGCTGGCGTTGTTCCACCAGGGCCCCTGAGCGCCAGGAGCGGCCGTCGCCATCCACTTGCTCATTGGCCAGCACGGTCTGATCAACGGGATCCCAGTTGACGGTGGCGTTCTTGCGATAAGCCAGCCCGCCTTCAAGCAACTCAAGGAACAGCCACTGGGTCCAGCGGTAATAGTCGCTATGGCATGTCGCCTGTTCGCGCTTCCAGTCGATCGACAAGCCAAGACGGTCCAGCTGCGCCCGCATCTGATCAATGTTGCGGTCGGTCCACTCGCCGGGGTCAACATTGCGTTCAATCGCTGCGTTTTCGGCGGGGAGTCCGAAGGCATCCCATCCCATCGGGTGCAGCACGGCATGGCCACGCATGCGTTGGACGCGGGCGATCACATCGGTGATCACGTAATTGCGCACATGGCCCATGTGCAGACTTCCCGACGGGTACGGGAACATCGACAGGGCAAAGAAACCAGGCTTTTCACTGTTTTCTTCGGTCGAGTCCACCCCCTCGGCCTTCCAGCTCTCCTGCCAACGCTGCTCCAAGGCAGCTGGGTCATAACGACCGGTCTGGGCACTGGTGTTGACGGCAGGGTTGGCAGCGTTCACGGAACCAGCGCTCGGCAAGGTTGCGATCGTGCCACACGCCTGGTGCTCAACCGAGCGAGCGGATCACGCTGATCTGGCGTCGGTTGATCAGGACAGGCCGACTGGATCCTGGGCGCTCGATGGCCAGAAATTCAGGGTCCTGCCAGATGAGACGCCCTTCGATGGGCTCCTGCCCCAGAACCGCGATGCTGAGGGGAAGCTGTTCCCGAATCCAGTTCTGCAGCAGTCGAACCCCCGGCAGACTTGGGTCGAGGTGCGTTGTCTCCATAGGATTCGAGTGCAATACCGGCCACGCATGCTGCAGTTCAGCAAAGAGTGGAGCCGACGTCAAGAGAACCCAGAACACCACTGATACCAGTTGCTCTCAGCAGGTCCAGGGCATACAATCTGGGCATACACAGCACAAAGTCCAGGTGCTGAGCCTGGTGCTGTCAAAGCAATGCCCAACTACCTGACGAGAAGACAGGGCCGCGATGGCTGGTACTTCCAGCGCCGAGTGCCCCCAGCTTTAACGAAAGAGATCGGCTGTGCCATGTGGCGTAGGAAAGCCGGAACAACCCTTGCTGAAGCGAAGAGGAATGCTGCTGTGTTCCTCCAAGAGACAGAACAACTGATCCAGCAGGCACAAGGTCAGCAACAGACCGACGAGCAGAAGCTCTTATCACTCATCCCTAAGCGTGAAGAGATCCCTGACGACATCGATGCTCACGACCTGATCCAATCCGTCACCAGAGAGCCCACGTACCTGGACAGCAAGGGAACAGTTAATCCCGAGTACCTGAAGCTCTACGAGACGGCCAAGAACGTCCTGGATGGCTCTGCAAGGCCTATGCACACCCCTGAGCAGCTACTGACCCGTGCAGCCCTGCTGAAGGACCCCTCACAGTCCACAGCCTTCGAGTGGCGGCGCTACCTGCTCAAGCTGATGGAACACAGCGGCAAGGAATACATCCAAGAGATCACCAGGGATGACGCCTTGGCTTGGCGTGCAGAGGAGTTGGGCAGGTGTCAGGCATCAACAGTGAAGACACGCCTGAGATTCCTCAATGGACTGTTTGGTGTGGCAGAGGAAGAGGGCTGGGTTCAGTCGAACCCCTTCAAAGACCTCACCAAGCGTGTGAAGGCAAAGCCGAAGAAGAAAGAGGTGGTTGTACTGGACCAAGCCGATCAGAGCTGGCAGAAGCTGCCTCAACACCATCAACTGCTCTGGCACATTCTTAGGTGGTCTGGCGCTCACGCATCAGAGGTGGGTGGACTGCGGTGGGAGGACATCGACCTGCAGGAGGAAGTGATCCACTTCAAGAGCCACGAGACCAGGCCACTGAAGAACTCATACCGAGTGAGGACTGTTCCCATCCATTCACGGCTCCTGCCAATCCTCAAGCAAGAGCAACTAGACGAACGTTGCGAGGGGTTGATCTTCCCCTGGGCCTACAGCGCAAAGCGTGACCGGTGGTGTGAAGCAATGCACTGGCACAAGATCATCGGAGTCAGCCCCAAAGCAACCCATGACTGGGCCGCTACTTGTCTCCGATCCAAGGACATCAATGAGTCTGTGATCGGCAGATTGTTCGGCCACACTCCCAAGACTCAGACAAGTGTTTATGGCGCTGTTGATCTACCAACGATGAGGAAGGCATTGGAACAGTTGACCTAGCTCTCCTCTCAGAATCGTCTCTAACAGGCCTCTAAATTTGCTTTGACTGGGTACAACCAAAGCGCTAAACAGAGGCCTTAGAGAAGCACACAGGCGCCTTGCAGAGAATGTCTAACTGTTCCCAGAATCCTATGGCCAACGCTTACACCTTCACAACACACCTTGATGGCTTCGTGAACGTGCTTCGAGATGCCAATAAATATGACAACAGGTGCTTCAGCTACAAGATCGATGAAGACACCCATGATCAGATCCACGGGGATAGGTGGGAGCTAATCAGATTTGCCAAGGAACAGACCAATGCTAAGAAGCCCTATGAAATACCACTTCCGTGGGATGACGACTTGTGCATCAGATACATCTACAGCGCTGCACTCCCTTCGTGGATCCCTGTGTTCGTAGATGCAGAGGGTAGGGAACTGAACCAAGCCCAGTTGGAGCTGATCAAGAGAGGCTCAAAGGTTGAGCTGTACGTGGAACAGACCCCATTCCTGATGGACACCAAAGTGGCAAGAGCGTTCACGCAAGGGTGGGCACAGTGCTGAGAGTGAAGAGAGTCCGGTGTCTGGACATAGTTGGGACCAGATCCTGGTCACAGGTGAGCAGTCACACCAATAGTTCTCAAGGGAGGTGGGCATCAATGCGCACTGCTGTGGAAAACGCTCCGGTGCGAATCGGCACCGAGAATGTGGAAAACACAGCGTGGCGGAAATCCGCCGCGATCATGCAGAAGCAGTCACTGATCAACCCGATGGACCGCACCCTCTCCGACTTGGTAGGCAGCGCCGTGGTGTTTGACCTGCAGCAACTGCTTGAGACATACCTGCCGGTGGTTGGCAACGAAGGAAGGAATGAACTGATCCAAACCATCAGGACTGCTGCGATGGAATACCTGGATCAGTAGATGATCTGAATCTCTGCGAAAAAGTACCTTGCGCGTTGGCGTAGAACTACTGGGGGTTAGACCCCCTTGATGTTCATTAGGATACATCTTTTCTTTGCAACTGACACAGTGAGTTTCTATGCATGTAAAGATCGTGCGTGCGCACTGACCCACAAATTTCCCTGTCATACCAATGGATCCCACAAACCGTAATGTTCTCGTAAACCCACTGCAGGAGAGGAGATCTCAGCGAAATAAAATTTGCACATTGCTTATAATGC
It contains:
- a CDS encoding glucose-6-phosphate isomerase; this translates as MSFPDFSASDAQIQWQRFCDLGWYHDDLGVWLDISRMHVNAADLEQLTPPMETAFTAMQQLEAGAIANPDEQRQVGHYWLRTPELAPSSELQQHISREIDLIAAFGRDVINGTIKAPNGEVFTDVLWIGIGGSGLGPALMIKALQKPCEGLPFHFFDNVDPNGMSNVLSGLEGRLDRTLVVTVSKSGGTPEPHLGMEQARYRLESAGGKWAGQAVAVTMLDSKLDQQAQAEGWLKRFDMFDWVGGRTSITSAVGLLPGALIGCDIRDFLAGAAQMDAATRTPDLRRNPAALMAASWHVAGGGRGQRDMVVLPYRDRLEVFSRYLQQLVMESLGKRLNRNGDVVHQGIAVYGNKGSTDQHAYVQQLRDGVDNFFATFVEVLEDVSDIPMIDGECPGDFLDGFLQGTRSALTEGGRQSMTISMRCFDARRLGALIALFERAVGLYGELVNINAYHQPGVEAGKKAAAAILDLQGRVEAILADGVARSADEIRMALGDGTDESIFWILRHLTGNQRGFNAQGDWSKPASIRFSKS
- the leuS gene encoding leucine--tRNA ligase produces the protein MNAANPAVNTSAQTGRYDPAALEQRWQESWKAEGVDSTEENSEKPGFFALSMFPYPSGSLHMGHVRNYVITDVIARVQRMRGHAVLHPMGWDAFGLPAENAAIERNVDPGEWTDRNIDQMRAQLDRLGLSIDWKREQATCHSDYYRWTQWLFLELLEGGLAYRKNATVNWDPVDQTVLANEQVDGDGRSWRSGALVEQRQLNQWFLRITDYAEPLLNDLDALEGWPERVRTMQANWIGRSEGAEISFSVEGSQDQTITVFTTRPDTLAGASYVVLAPENELVDSLTSAEQKGTVESFRKEVARLSTIERTSDDRPKRGVPIGSHVINPLTGSVLPVWIADYVLAEYGTGAVMGVPAHDQRDIAFAQSNDLPIQQVIDAEGAADAIAAGQAWTDAGNLINSGVFDGTASSEAKGAITGHGAEQGWARSKVTYRLRDWLISRQRYWGCPIPVIHCDDCGAVPVPREDLPVELPRGIDLSGKGGSPLSQQSDWVNVSCPICGQPAKRETDTMDTFMCSSWYFLRFADPHNSEKPFSKEAVNRWLPVKQYVGGIEHAILHLLYARFFTKALKDRGLIDINEPFERLLTQGMVQGVTYRNATTGKYIAPADVADPEDPQDPNTGDKLEVLFEKMSKSKYNGVDPAAVIDRYGADTARMFILFKAPPEKDLEWDDADVEGQFRFLQRLWRLVEAGAFRIDSLEPLQRPSELNDADSGVRRALHLAIEAVSEDLSDEIQLNTAISELMKLSNAISSTGVDALSTPVLQEALSGLVRLLAPFAPHLAEDFWSRLGGSGSVHRESWPLLDPTALVQDSVEVVIQVKGKVRGKLQVPASADKQELERLALASDVAQKWMEGAAPRRVIVVPGKLVNLVP
- a CDS encoding tyrosine-type recombinase/integrase; its protein translation is MWRRKAGTTLAEAKRNAAVFLQETEQLIQQAQGQQQTDEQKLLSLIPKREEIPDDIDAHDLIQSVTREPTYLDSKGTVNPEYLKLYETAKNVLDGSARPMHTPEQLLTRAALLKDPSQSTAFEWRRYLLKLMEHSGKEYIQEITRDDALAWRAEELGRCQASTVKTRLRFLNGLFGVAEEEGWVQSNPFKDLTKRVKAKPKKKEVVVLDQADQSWQKLPQHHQLLWHILRWSGAHASEVGGLRWEDIDLQEEVIHFKSHETRPLKNSYRVRTVPIHSRLLPILKQEQLDERCEGLIFPWAYSAKRDRWCEAMHWHKIIGVSPKATHDWAATCLRSKDINESVIGRLFGHTPKTQTSVYGAVDLPTMRKALEQLT